AACGAGTAACCTGAAACTGTATTCAAATTGGATAAGCACTTGCTCATTTCGGGTGCGAATTGGTCTCAACTTGAAAggttattcttcttttcttcaattttcgTATCATCTTTGTTATTTGGGTGATGAGTTTCTTGAATTATTGCTAGCTCATATATATCTTTTGATGGCTTCTAAAGGCCTCAGCTATGATTATATTCCTATCAACTTGGTCAAGGGAGAGCAGTTCAGTGATGGTGAGACACAACCCCTCCtcctttcattgtttttttttgtcaggaATCAACAATAGTTCTTAATGAAGATGATTACTCTTTTTGGGCATTATCACTTAGATAGTAAATTAGTAATTTGCACAGTTATTGGGAAATTGTGTAAGAACTCGGGATCCCGCCCGCCCGCCCCTCCGGCCGGCTGCGAGAGCCCCTCGTGCACGTTTATGGAATATTTTGGAAACCTTTTGCTCAAGAGCATGTTACAGTAGTTggttcctttttatttttgataaccCAGTTGTTGGTTGCTTACAAATTACGCCATGGAACTGAATAAAAATGGGTTTTTGGGGTCCTTTTTTCTGGTGTCAATTACATTTTCTTCTTGACCAAATGAATGACATCTGAGTTTTCTAATTTGTTTCTGTTACGCAGAGTTTACAAAGCTCAATCCTATAGGCTATCTACCGGTGCTGGTTGATGGTGAATTTGTGGTTTCCGACTCATTTGCCATTCTGATGGTGAGTCGTTTGCTCTCACTATAATATAAATCTTCTCCTTTAGCTTGTGTAAGGCATGGAATTTGCCATGGTTTCTGGACATCTCTAAAACATTTCTTGGTGTTTATTATCTTATACAGTATTTGGAAGAGAAATATCCTCAACACTCATTGTTGCCTAATGATCCACAGAAAAGAGCTATCAATTACCAGGTGAATTGCAAGTGAATAAACGATTGGAACTTTCATTGAAAAACTGGTGTGCTTATGGTGTCGTTGGCTGATTTGATACTGGCATACTGCTTCTGGTTTGTTGGTACCCATTCTTTTATTTTGTAGAGCATGTATATATAATACCCGACTCGAGTGGTCAGGGCCACAAATCTATGCAATGTAAGTTTGGTGGTGTTAGGCAAGCTATCGAGTGGCGAACGGGTTAAGTATCTTATCACACATCGCCTAGAGGAAGATGTGAAGTACAATAAATAATATGACAAACTTCCTAATTAGTGACAAATGCTTTTCTTAagctcaaactagtatgaaCTAGTGTTGGGCATGGGAAGACAAAGCGAGAGAGGAGCGGACTGTTACATTACCAGTATATATAGATTCCTAGGTGTACTATACAAgaccatgtgttttttttttcccctgatcACATTGTTTAAATTCAAGCTAATGAAATAAATGTCAATAATACTCCCAAGTGTGGGAAGCATGGGTCTTGGGCTCTGAATATCTATGAAGgcttgtttttcactttttgctaTTAATGATATTCGACTATCAACTTATTTCCAGGCTGCAAGTATTCTTTCCTCGAGCATGCAACCTTTTCAGAATATGGGAACCCTGGTAGGTGTCTTGAATGGCTATGCTTTTTATATCTATCATTTGATGAATCTGAGTGTTATTGTTTGTTCCCTTTCTATGTACAGAAGTACATACATGAAAAAATAGGTCCAGATGAGACACATAACTGGGTCAAGTATCATCTTGAGAGAGGTTTTACTGGTAGGTTCTAACAACTCCCCTCCTTCCCTCATGCCTATTCTCCTCTGTTGGACTCACaatgacaaaagaaaaagagagatgcAAAAGAGAACTTACACTGTTGAAAAATTTTATTATCAAAATCTGATTGACCCCTTGTTTCAATATTATTAATGGTTTTGGGTGGAGACTTCTTTACCCATCTCCGTAGCCGTTAGGCTATCGGGGCATACCCGTACATGTTGTCTAAATATGAGAATCAAGAATATGATATGTCTAAATGCAAATCATTTGCAGGTATCCACTGAATTGTAGTCTTGCCATAGCAATAGATACCAAGTATAAATTTGAATTAATTATACTGAAAAATAGGGGTTGTTACATTTTATACTCTGCATTCTTCTGTTTCCATCATGGAGTTTTTTGTGGCTTGATTTGGTTACTGCTTACTTGTTTTAGCATTAGAGAAGCTTCTAAAAAACTATGCTGGAAGGTATGCCACTGGAGATGAAGCTTACTTGGTatgttttctcaattttttttatctccaaGTTCTTATGCAGTATATACAATTAATTATTCACCTGTAATGAGTCAAGACtgaatatgttatttgttttgaatatttatatgtcAAAATGTTTTCCATTAACCAAGCAAAATGTCTTCTGGAACTCTTTATTTTGCAAAGGTAACTTTTGGAAGAATACATGATATTGTGCTTGATGTCTTATGTCTGCAAATATTACTTGCAGTACTAGTTTATTAATACGCCTATTTTCTGATGAGTTAACGAATCATTGCAGGCAGATTTATTTTTAGCGCCCCAGATTTATGCAGCGCTCAAGAATTTTAATCTTGGCTTGGTAATACCCTTTACCTTTCTATGAATGCATGTAACGGCGGCCGTCCAAAATAATCGTGCCAAACTGAACCAATTGTTTAGTCGGTTT
This sequence is a window from Tripterygium wilfordii isolate XIE 37 chromosome 8, ASM1340144v1, whole genome shotgun sequence. Protein-coding genes within it:
- the LOC120004350 gene encoding glutathione S-transferase zeta class-like encodes the protein MSTSNLKLYSNWISTCSFRVRIGLNLKGLSYDYIPINLVKGEQFSDEFTKLNPIGYLPVLVDGEFVVSDSFAILMYLEEKYPQHSLLPNDPQKRAINYQAASILSSSMQPFQNMGTLKYIHEKIGPDETHNWVKYHLERGFTALEKLLKNYAGRYATGDEAYLADLFLAPQIYAALKNFNLGLAEFPLLLRLHEAYSDHPAFQDAMPEKQPDSPPSITTAT